One window of Streptococcus troglodytae genomic DNA carries:
- a CDS encoding adenylosuccinate synthase — translation MTSVVVVGTQWGDEGKGKITDFLSADAEVIARYQGGDNAGHTIVIDGKKFKLHLIPSGIFFPEKVSVIGNGMVVNPKSLVEELDYLHQEGIATDNLRISDRAHIILPYHIKLDQLQEASKGDNKIGTTNKGIGPAYMDKAARVGIRIADLLDKDIFAERLKANLAEKNRLFEKMYESAPVTFDTIFDEYYAYGQKIKDYVTDTSVILNKALDKGKRVLFEGAQGVMLDIDQGTYPFVTSSNPVAGGVTIGSGVGPSKINKVVGVCKAYTSRVGDGPFPTELFDQVGDRIREVGHEYGTTTGRPRRVGWFDSVVMRHSRRVSGITNLSLNCIDVLSGLDIVKICVAYDLDGKRIDHYPASLEQLKRCKPIYEELPGWSENITGVRSLEDLPENARNYVRRVSELVGVRISTFSVGPDRDQTNILESVWGL, via the coding sequence ATGACTTCAGTTGTTGTTGTTGGAACCCAGTGGGGAGATGAAGGTAAAGGAAAAATTACCGATTTTTTATCTGCTGATGCGGAAGTGATTGCACGTTATCAGGGCGGAGACAATGCAGGGCATACCATTGTTATTGATGGAAAAAAATTTAAACTGCATTTAATTCCGTCAGGAATTTTCTTTCCTGAAAAGGTTTCCGTTATTGGTAATGGGATGGTTGTCAATCCCAAATCATTGGTTGAAGAATTAGATTATCTTCATCAAGAAGGTATTGCAACAGATAATCTTCGTATTTCTGATCGTGCCCATATTATTTTGCCTTATCATATTAAACTTGACCAATTACAAGAGGCGTCCAAGGGAGATAATAAAATTGGGACTACTAATAAAGGAATCGGCCCTGCCTATATGGATAAGGCTGCACGCGTCGGTATTCGGATTGCTGACTTGCTTGATAAGGATATTTTTGCAGAACGCTTAAAAGCAAATTTGGCAGAAAAAAATCGCCTTTTTGAAAAAATGTATGAGTCAGCTCCGGTAACCTTTGACACTATTTTTGATGAGTACTATGCTTATGGTCAAAAGATTAAAGATTATGTCACTGATACCTCTGTTATCCTAAATAAGGCCCTTGATAAAGGAAAACGGGTTCTCTTTGAAGGAGCTCAAGGAGTTATGCTTGATATTGACCAAGGAACCTATCCATTTGTAACCTCATCAAATCCAGTCGCGGGTGGCGTTACCATCGGATCTGGTGTTGGACCAAGTAAAATCAATAAGGTTGTTGGTGTCTGCAAAGCCTATACCAGCCGTGTAGGTGATGGTCCTTTCCCCACAGAACTTTTTGACCAAGTGGGAGATCGCATTCGTGAAGTTGGGCATGAATATGGGACAACAACAGGCCGTCCGCGCCGAGTTGGTTGGTTTGACTCAGTTGTCATGCGTCATAGCCGTCGTGTATCAGGCATTACCAATTTGTCTCTTAACTGTATTGATGTGCTTTCAGGTCTTGATATCGTAAAAATCTGTGTTGCCTATGATTTGGATGGAAAACGGATTGATCACTACCCTGCCAGTCTCGAACAACTCAAACGCTGTAAACCTATTTATGAAGAATTGCCGGGCTGGTCTGAAAATATCACAGGGGTTCGCAGTTTAGAAGATCTTCCTGAAAATGCTCGTAATTATGTCCGCCGTGTAAGTGAATTGGTTGGTGTTCGTATTTCTACTTTCTCGGTTGGTCCAGATCGTGATCAGACCAATATTTTGGAAAGTGTCTGGGGATTGTAA
- a CDS encoding nitroreductase family protein yields MSSFLDLQKQRRSIYALGKTVDLSKGELVALIQNAIKQAPSAFNSQTSRALILFGQDSQDFWNKIAYSELEKVTPSEAFAGTKAKLESFAAGVGTILLFEDQAVVKNLEENFPLYAENFQPWSEQAHGIALYAIWLALAEQNIGMSVQHYNPLVDAQVAEKYDLPANWKLRAQIPFGSIEVPAGEKEFMADQDRFKVFGD; encoded by the coding sequence ATGTCAAGTTTTTTAGATTTACAAAAACAACGTCGCAGTATTTATGCCTTGGGCAAAACTGTTGATTTATCAAAGGGTGAATTAGTTGCATTAATTCAAAACGCCATTAAGCAGGCGCCGTCAGCTTTTAATTCGCAAACCAGCCGTGCTCTCATTCTTTTCGGGCAGGATTCTCAAGATTTTTGGAATAAAATAGCTTACAGCGAATTGGAAAAAGTAACACCATCAGAAGCCTTTGCGGGGACAAAAGCGAAGTTAGAAAGTTTTGCGGCTGGAGTTGGAACCATTCTGCTATTTGAAGATCAAGCTGTTGTCAAAAATTTGGAAGAAAACTTTCCGCTTTATGCAGAGAATTTCCAGCCTTGGTCTGAACAAGCACACGGTATTGCTCTTTATGCTATCTGGTTAGCACTAGCTGAACAAAATATTGGTATGAGTGTTCAGCACTACAATCCGCTTGTTGATGCTCAAGTTGCTGAAAAATATGATTTACCAGCTAACTGGAAACTGCGTGCACAAATACCTTTTGGTTCAATTGAAGTACCTGCTGGTGAGAAAGAATTCATGGCAGATCAAGACCGGTTCAAAGTTTTTGGTGACTAG
- a CDS encoding PTS ascorbate transporter subunit IIC: protein MNILINILTWFSQNILQKPAFFVGILVLIGYLLLKKPLHDVFAGFIKATVGYMILDVGAGGLVTTFRPILAALNYKFKIGAAVIDPYFGLTAANEKIAQEFPRFIGTATTALLIGFFFNILLVALRKITKIRTLFITGHIMVQQAATVTLMVILLIPAFRNQFWGTLAVGIICGLYWAVSSNMTVEPTQRLTGGGGFAIGHQQQFAIWFTDKIAPKLGKKEENLDNLKLPAFLNIFHDTVVASATLMLVFFGAILAILGPDIMSNPKVITTGTLFDPTKQAFFMYVVQTAFTFSVYLFVLMQGVRMFVGELTNAFQGISNKLLPGSFPAVDVAASYGFGSPSAVLFGFATGLIGQLITIVLLIVFKNPVLIITGFVPVFFDNAAIAVYADKRGGWKAAVVLSFLSGVLQVALGAVAVALLGLAGFGGYHGNIDFEIPWVPFAYLFKYAGVIGYAIVAVFLLAIPQIQFAKAKDKEAYYRGDAQAE from the coding sequence ATGAATATTCTTATTAATATTCTAACTTGGTTCTCGCAAAATATTTTGCAAAAACCGGCCTTTTTTGTAGGTATCTTAGTATTAATTGGATACTTGCTCCTCAAAAAACCATTACACGATGTATTTGCTGGTTTCATTAAGGCAACTGTTGGATATATGATTCTGGATGTTGGTGCTGGTGGTCTAGTGACAACCTTCCGTCCCATCTTAGCAGCACTTAATTATAAATTCAAAATTGGTGCGGCGGTTATTGACCCATATTTTGGGCTGACAGCAGCAAATGAAAAGATTGCTCAAGAGTTCCCTAGATTTATTGGTACAGCAACAACAGCGCTCTTGATTGGCTTCTTTTTCAATATTCTTCTGGTTGCCCTTCGTAAGATTACTAAGATTCGTACCTTGTTCATTACAGGTCACATCATGGTACAGCAAGCTGCAACAGTCACTTTGATGGTTATCCTTTTAATTCCAGCTTTTCGCAATCAGTTCTGGGGAACTTTAGCTGTAGGGATCATCTGTGGTCTTTATTGGGCGGTTAGTTCTAATATGACTGTTGAGCCAACACAGCGCTTAACTGGCGGCGGTGGTTTTGCTATCGGACACCAGCAGCAATTTGCTATTTGGTTTACGGATAAGATTGCTCCAAAACTTGGTAAAAAAGAAGAAAATTTGGACAACTTGAAATTGCCAGCTTTCTTAAATATTTTTCATGATACAGTTGTTGCCTCAGCAACCTTGATGCTCGTCTTCTTTGGTGCTATCTTGGCTATCCTTGGTCCGGATATCATGTCTAATCCAAAAGTGATTACAACGGGTACCTTGTTTGATCCAACCAAACAAGCCTTCTTTATGTACGTTGTTCAAACAGCCTTTACATTCTCTGTTTATCTTTTTGTCTTGATGCAAGGTGTACGGATGTTTGTCGGTGAATTAACCAATGCCTTCCAAGGTATCTCTAACAAGCTTCTCCCTGGTTCTTTCCCAGCAGTTGACGTTGCGGCGTCCTATGGTTTTGGATCACCTAGTGCAGTCCTCTTTGGTTTTGCAACTGGACTTATTGGACAATTAATTACAATCGTGTTATTGATTGTCTTTAAGAATCCAGTCTTGATTATCACAGGTTTCGTTCCAGTATTCTTTGATAATGCTGCGATTGCTGTTTATGCTGACAAACGTGGAGGTTGGAAAGCAGCAGTTGTTCTGTCATTCTTATCAGGTGTGCTTCAAGTGGCACTTGGTGCAGTTGCAGTTGCCCTTCTAGGTCTGGCAGGATTTGGCGGTTATCATGGCAACATTGACTTTGAAATTCCATGGGTGCCATTTGCTTATCTTTTCAAATATGCAGGAGTTATCGGTTATGCTATTGTGGCAGTCTTCTTACTTGCTATCCCGCAAATTCAATTTGCTAAAGCAAAAGATAAGGAAGCCTACTATCGCGGAGATGCTCAAGCAGAATAA
- a CDS encoding ABC transporter ATP-binding protein translates to MSKEKILQVNNLHVNFHTYAGEVKAIRDVSFYLEKGETLAIVGESGSGKSVTTRTLMGLSAKNAEIFGDIEFKGRNLNDLKEEDWVHIRGNDISMIFQDPMTSLDPTMRIGLQIAEPIIKHEKVTKNEALKRALDMMEKVGIPNAQEHINDYPHQWSGGMRQRAVIAIALATNPEILIADEPTTALDVTIQAQILHLMEEIQKNTDSSIIFITHDLGVVAGMADRVAVMYAGKIVEYGTVDEVFYNPQHPYTWGLLNSMPTTHTASGSLHSIPGTPPDLLQPPQGDAFAPRNEFALDIDLEEEPPFFKVSDSHYAATWLLDDRAPKITPPERILQRWKKWKNLQGEKHDD, encoded by the coding sequence ATGAGTAAGGAAAAAATTTTACAAGTCAATAACCTCCATGTCAATTTTCATACCTATGCAGGTGAAGTAAAAGCTATTCGCGATGTTAGTTTTTATTTAGAAAAAGGAGAAACGCTGGCTATTGTTGGCGAATCTGGTTCTGGGAAGTCGGTGACCACACGAACTTTAATGGGCCTGTCAGCAAAGAATGCTGAGATTTTCGGAGATATTGAGTTTAAAGGACGTAATCTAAATGATTTGAAGGAAGAAGATTGGGTTCATATTCGCGGAAATGATATTTCCATGATTTTCCAAGATCCTATGACAAGTTTGGATCCAACCATGCGTATTGGCCTTCAAATTGCTGAACCCATTATCAAACATGAAAAAGTTACTAAAAATGAGGCTCTTAAGCGGGCTCTTGATATGATGGAAAAGGTTGGTATTCCTAATGCGCAAGAGCACATCAACGATTATCCTCATCAGTGGTCAGGCGGCATGCGCCAACGCGCTGTTATAGCCATTGCTTTGGCGACTAATCCTGAAATTCTTATTGCAGATGAACCAACGACGGCTCTTGATGTTACCATTCAAGCACAAATTCTTCATTTAATGGAAGAAATTCAAAAGAATACTGACTCTTCCATTATCTTTATTACTCATGATTTGGGTGTCGTTGCAGGTATGGCGGACCGTGTTGCTGTTATGTATGCAGGCAAGATTGTGGAATATGGTACAGTAGATGAAGTTTTTTACAACCCACAGCATCCCTATACTTGGGGGCTGCTCAATTCGATGCCTACAACTCATACGGCTTCAGGCAGTTTGCATTCAATTCCCGGAACACCGCCTGACTTGTTGCAGCCCCCTCAAGGGGATGCTTTTGCTCCAAGAAATGAATTCGCTCTTGATATTGATCTTGAGGAGGAGCCGCCATTTTTTAAAGTCAGTGATTCACATTATGCTGCCACTTGGCTGTTAGATGATCGCGCTCCTAAGATTACTCCGCCGGAAAGAATTTTACAGCGTTGGAAAAAATGGAAGAATTTACAGGGAGAAAAGCATGATGACTGA
- a CDS encoding PTS sugar transporter subunit IIA, producing MNLAQAFKENHSIRLGLTAKDWKEAVKLSVAPLIESGAVKPEYYNAIIESTESYGPYYILMPGMAMPHARPEAGVQRDAFSLVTLTEPVTFTDGKEVQVLLALAATSSKIHTSVAIPQIIALFELDHSIERLVNCKTPEEVLAMVEESKSSPYLEGLDLDS from the coding sequence ATGAACTTAGCACAAGCCTTTAAAGAAAATCATTCAATCCGATTAGGGTTAACAGCAAAAGATTGGAAAGAAGCTGTTAAACTATCTGTTGCTCCTCTTATTGAAAGCGGTGCAGTAAAGCCTGAATACTATAATGCTATTATTGAGTCAACTGAAAGTTATGGACCTTATTATATCTTAATGCCGGGTATGGCTATGCCTCATGCTCGTCCTGAAGCAGGCGTACAGCGCGATGCCTTTTCATTAGTGACATTGACAGAACCTGTTACCTTTACAGATGGTAAAGAAGTGCAAGTTCTCCTTGCTCTTGCAGCGACTAGCTCAAAAATTCATACATCAGTAGCTATTCCGCAAATTATTGCACTTTTTGAATTAGATCATTCCATTGAACGCCTTGTTAATTGCAAAACGCCAGAAGAAGTGCTTGCTATGGTAGAAGAATCTAAAAGCAGTCCTTATCTTGAGGGGCTTGACCTTGATTCATAA
- a CDS encoding 3-keto-L-gulonate-6-phosphate decarboxylase UlaD has protein sequence MTKRLPNLQVALDHSNLKGAITAAVSVGNEVDVIEAGTVCLLQVGSELVEVLRSLFPDKIIVADTKCADAGGTVAKNNAVRGANWMTCICSATIPTMKAARKAIEDVNPDKGEIQVELYGDWTYDQAQQWLDAGISQAIYHQSRDALLAGETWGEKDLNKVKKLIEMGFRVSVTGGLNVDTLKLFKGVDVFTFIAGRGITEAENPAGAARAFKDEIKRIWG, from the coding sequence ATGACAAAACGATTACCAAATTTACAGGTTGCACTGGACCATTCTAACTTGAAAGGCGCTATTACAGCAGCGGTTTCTGTAGGAAATGAAGTAGATGTTATTGAAGCGGGAACCGTCTGTCTCCTTCAAGTTGGCAGCGAATTGGTAGAAGTCTTACGCAGTCTTTTTCCAGATAAAATCATCGTTGCCGATACAAAGTGCGCTGATGCTGGCGGTACAGTTGCTAAAAATAATGCTGTGCGTGGCGCTAACTGGATGACCTGTATCTGTTCAGCTACTATTCCAACCATGAAAGCAGCCCGCAAAGCCATTGAAGACGTTAATCCTGATAAAGGTGAGATTCAGGTTGAACTCTATGGTGATTGGACCTATGATCAGGCCCAACAGTGGTTAGATGCCGGTATATCACAAGCAATCTATCACCAATCACGCGATGCTCTGCTTGCAGGTGAAACTTGGGGAGAAAAAGATCTTAACAAGGTTAAAAAACTCATTGAAATGGGTTTTCGTGTTTCAGTAACTGGCGGTCTTAATGTTGATACCTTGAAACTCTTTAAAGGAGTTGATGTTTTCACCTTTATCGCAGGACGTGGGATCACTGAGGCAGAAAATCCTGCTGGGGCAGCGCGTGCATTTAAAGATGAAATCAAACGAATCTGGGGGTAA
- a CDS encoding PTS sugar transporter subunit IIB, which produces MVKVLTACGNGMGSSMVIKMKVENALRQLGVSDIESASCSVGEAKGLASNYDIVVASNHLIHELDGRTNGKLIGLDNLMDDNEIKTKLEEALK; this is translated from the coding sequence ATGGTTAAAGTTCTTACAGCATGCGGAAATGGCATGGGCTCATCAATGGTTATTAAAATGAAGGTTGAAAATGCTTTACGTCAATTAGGTGTATCAGATATTGAGTCAGCATCATGTTCAGTTGGTGAAGCCAAAGGTTTAGCTTCAAATTACGATATTGTTGTCGCTTCAAACCATCTCATTCATGAATTGGACGGCCGTACGAATGGTAAATTAATTGGTCTTGATAATTTAATGGATGATAATGAAATTAAGACAAAATTGGAAGAAGCATTGAAATAA
- the gshAB gene encoding bifunctional glutamate--cysteine ligase GshA/glutathione synthetase GshB: protein MYTITIYNEARQPMHINQLLQHANSDLPLLQANFGLERESLRINKTNHCLAQTPHPTALGSRQFHPYIQTDYSESQMELITPVAQSSKEVLRFLGAITDVAERSIDQNQYLWPLSMPPQITEDEIEIAQLEDNFEFSYRQYLAKKYGKILQSISGIHYNMELGADLMNELFELSGYQSFIDFKNDLYLKVAQNFLNYRWFLTYLYGASPIAEKGFLNEELSQAVRSIRNSHLGYVNTDDVKVPFDSLENYVTSIERHVETGALSAEKEFYSAVRLRGSKHNRDYLTKGITYLEFRCFDLNPFNNRGITQETIDSVHLFILAMLWLDTPKKLNQALDKAQELNEKIALSHPLTKLPKEAPVALILEAMEALIKHFKLPSYYDDLLTAIKKQVENPKLTLSGRLFEHIKHASLEHFGQQKGQDYHNYAWQDYYALKGYENMELSTQMLLFDAIQKGVHFEILDENDQFLKLWHNDHIEYVKNGNMTSKDNYVIPLAMANKVVTKKILRENGYPVPAGAEFDNKDEALRYYSQIKNKPIVIKPKTTNFGLGISIFETAASHNDYEKALDIAFIEDSSVLVEEFIAGTEYRFFILDGKCEAVLLRVAANVVGDGYSTVRQLAAQKNKDPLRGRDHRSPLEIINLGDIEMLMLQQEGYTPDDILPKDRKVNLRGNSNVSTGGDSIDVTETMDPSYKKLAADMATAMGAWACGVDLIIPDTHLKASKEKPNCTCIELNFNPSMYMHTYCYQGPGQVITGKILAKLFPEVPIHLTSSNHH from the coding sequence TTGTACACTATTACTATCTACAATGAAGCGAGGCAGCCTATGCACATCAATCAATTATTACAGCATGCAAATTCTGACTTACCCCTTCTTCAAGCTAATTTTGGTTTAGAAAGAGAAAGTCTCCGTATCAATAAAACAAACCACTGTCTGGCTCAGACACCTCATCCAACAGCACTAGGTTCTCGCCAGTTTCATCCTTATATTCAAACAGATTACAGTGAGTCCCAGATGGAACTAATCACGCCTGTCGCTCAATCCAGCAAGGAAGTCCTTCGTTTTTTAGGGGCTATTACTGATGTCGCAGAACGCAGTATTGACCAGAATCAATACCTTTGGCCTTTATCTATGCCGCCTCAAATCACAGAAGACGAAATTGAAATTGCCCAGTTAGAAGATAACTTTGAATTTTCCTATCGTCAGTATTTAGCTAAAAAATATGGAAAAATCCTGCAATCCATATCTGGCATTCATTATAACATGGAGCTAGGTGCTGATTTAATGAATGAACTTTTTGAACTTAGCGGTTATCAGTCTTTCATTGACTTTAAAAATGACCTTTACTTAAAAGTAGCTCAAAACTTTTTAAATTATCGTTGGTTTTTGACTTATCTTTATGGAGCTAGTCCCATAGCTGAAAAAGGATTTTTAAATGAAGAGCTTAGCCAAGCTGTTCGCTCCATCCGAAACAGTCATTTAGGCTATGTCAATACTGATGATGTCAAAGTTCCTTTTGACAGTCTTGAAAATTATGTGACAAGTATTGAGCGTCATGTCGAAACGGGTGCTTTGTCAGCTGAAAAAGAGTTTTATTCAGCCGTTCGTTTACGTGGCAGCAAGCATAACCGTGACTATCTTACTAAAGGAATCACTTATTTAGAATTTCGCTGTTTTGATCTTAATCCCTTTAACAATCGCGGCATTACGCAAGAAACCATTGACAGTGTCCATCTCTTTATCTTGGCCATGCTCTGGCTTGACACACCAAAAAAGCTGAACCAAGCACTTGATAAGGCTCAAGAGCTTAATGAAAAAATTGCTTTAAGCCATCCTTTGACAAAACTACCAAAAGAAGCACCTGTTGCCCTTATTCTTGAGGCAATGGAAGCCTTAATTAAGCACTTTAAATTACCAAGTTACTATGATGATTTACTAACTGCTATCAAAAAACAAGTTGAAAATCCTAAGTTAACTCTAAGCGGCCGTCTCTTTGAGCATATTAAGCATGCTTCATTGGAGCATTTTGGACAGCAAAAAGGGCAAGATTATCATAACTACGCTTGGCAAGATTATTATGCCCTCAAGGGTTATGAAAACATGGAATTGTCAACACAAATGCTGCTCTTTGATGCTATCCAAAAAGGAGTCCATTTTGAAATTTTAGATGAAAATGATCAATTTCTCAAACTATGGCATAATGACCATATTGAATATGTCAAAAATGGCAACATGACTTCTAAAGATAACTACGTTATCCCCCTAGCCATGGCCAATAAAGTCGTTACCAAGAAAATCTTAAGGGAAAACGGCTACCCTGTCCCAGCAGGAGCTGAATTTGACAATAAAGACGAGGCCCTCCGCTATTATTCCCAAATTAAAAATAAACCTATTGTTATTAAACCTAAGACAACCAATTTCGGACTTGGTATTTCTATTTTTGAAACAGCAGCCAGTCACAATGATTACGAAAAAGCACTTGACATTGCCTTTATTGAAGACTCTTCGGTCCTTGTGGAAGAATTTATAGCAGGAACAGAATACCGTTTCTTCATTCTGGACGGCAAATGCGAGGCCGTTCTCTTACGGGTTGCGGCCAATGTCGTTGGAGATGGCTATAGTACTGTTCGTCAGCTCGCAGCACAAAAAAACAAGGATCCTCTTCGCGGCCGAGACCATCGTTCGCCTCTTGAAATCATTAATTTAGGCGATATTGAAATGCTAATGCTGCAGCAAGAAGGCTATACACCAGATGATATCTTACCTAAAGACAGAAAAGTCAATCTCCGCGGGAATTCCAATGTTTCAACTGGCGGCGATTCGATTGATGTGACAGAAACCATGGATCCTAGCTACAAAAAACTAGCAGCTGATATGGCGACAGCAATGGGAGCTTGGGCCTGCGGTGTTGATTTGATCATTCCAGACACCCACTTAAAAGCAAGCAAGGAAAAGCCAAACTGCACCTGTATTGAACTCAATTTCAATCCTTCTATGTATATGCACACTTACTGTTATCAAGGGCCAGGACAAGTCATTACAGGAAAAATTCTAGCTAAACTCTTTCCTGAAGTTCCCATTCATTTAACTAGCAGCAACCATCATTAA
- a CDS encoding ABC transporter ATP-binding protein — MTENRKKLVEVKNVSLTFNKGKANQVKAIDNVSFDIYEGEVFGLVGESGSGKTTIGRAILKLYNIDKGEIDFEGETISKLKGKSLFHFRKKAQMIFQDPQASLNSRMKVRDIIAEGLDVHKLVKNKADRDAKVQDLLDLVGLNKDHLTRYPHEFSGGQRQRIGIARALAVEPKFIIADEPISALDVSIQAQVVNLMQKLQHEQGLTYLFIAHDLSMVKYISDRIGVMHWGKIVEIGPSDEVYHHPIHPYTQSLLSAVPEPDPVLERQRIHKVYDPVDELDGQEREMREITPEHFVLATEEEAKAYKEK; from the coding sequence ATGACTGAAAATCGAAAAAAGCTAGTCGAAGTCAAAAATGTTTCTTTGACATTCAATAAAGGAAAAGCCAACCAAGTAAAAGCAATAGATAATGTCAGCTTTGATATCTATGAAGGAGAAGTTTTTGGACTTGTTGGGGAATCTGGTTCAGGTAAGACGACAATTGGCCGTGCTATTTTAAAACTTTACAATATTGATAAAGGAGAAATTGATTTCGAAGGCGAAACGATTTCAAAACTAAAGGGGAAATCATTATTTCATTTTCGTAAGAAAGCGCAAATGATTTTCCAAGATCCTCAAGCCAGCTTGAATAGTCGCATGAAAGTTAGGGATATTATTGCTGAAGGACTTGATGTTCATAAATTGGTCAAAAATAAGGCAGACCGTGACGCAAAAGTTCAGGATTTACTGGATCTGGTTGGGTTAAATAAGGATCATTTAACACGTTATCCGCATGAATTTTCAGGCGGTCAGCGTCAACGGATTGGGATTGCTCGTGCTTTGGCGGTTGAGCCTAAATTCATTATTGCTGATGAGCCCATCTCTGCTTTGGATGTCTCTATCCAAGCTCAGGTCGTTAATCTCATGCAAAAACTGCAGCATGAACAGGGACTAACGTACCTGTTCATTGCTCATGATTTATCAATGGTTAAGTATATTTCGGATCGCATTGGTGTGATGCATTGGGGAAAAATCGTGGAAATTGGACCATCTGATGAGGTTTACCATCACCCCATTCATCCTTATACTCAAAGTCTCTTATCAGCTGTTCCTGAGCCCGATCCAGTTTTAGAACGCCAACGTATTCATAAAGTTTATGACCCAGTTGATGAGTTAGACGGGCAGGAACGGGAAATGAGAGAAATTACACCGGAACATTTTGTCTTAGCAACAGAAGAAGAGGCAAAAGCCTATAAAGAAAAATAA
- a CDS encoding L-ribulose-5-phosphate 3-epimerase: protein MARPIGIYEKATPKHFTWLERLNFAKELGFDFVELSIDESDERLARLDWSKEERLELVKAIFETGVRIPTITFSGHRRYPLGSNDPKKEARALEMMEKCIEFAQDIGIRNIQLAGYDVYYEEKSPKTRARFLKNLRQACTWAEEAQVILSIEIMDDPFINSIEKYLAVEKEIDSPYLFVYPDTGNVSAWGNDLWSEFYIGHKSIAALHLKDTYAVTESSKGQFRDVPFGQGCVDWEAMFDVLKKTNYNGPFLIEMWSENCETVEETRAAIKEAQEFLYPLIEKAGLR, encoded by the coding sequence ATGGCACGTCCAATTGGTATTTATGAAAAGGCAACGCCTAAACACTTTACTTGGCTGGAACGTCTCAACTTTGCCAAGGAACTTGGTTTTGATTTTGTCGAGTTGTCCATTGATGAGAGCGACGAACGTTTGGCACGTTTGGATTGGTCCAAGGAAGAACGTCTAGAATTGGTTAAAGCTATTTTTGAGACAGGTGTGCGGATTCCCACCATTACTTTTAGCGGACATCGCCGTTATCCACTGGGTTCCAACGATCCCAAGAAAGAAGCGCGTGCTCTTGAAATGATGGAAAAATGTATCGAGTTTGCACAGGACATTGGTATTCGTAACATCCAGCTGGCTGGTTACGATGTTTACTACGAAGAGAAGTCTCCTAAAACACGTGCACGCTTCCTTAAAAATTTACGTCAAGCCTGTACTTGGGCTGAAGAAGCGCAAGTTATCCTATCAATTGAAATCATGGATGATCCTTTTATCAATTCGATTGAAAAATATCTAGCTGTCGAAAAAGAAATTGACTCTCCTTACCTCTTTGTCTATCCTGATACAGGAAATGTCTCAGCTTGGGGCAATGATCTTTGGAGTGAATTCTACATTGGGCACAAATCTATCGCAGCCCTTCACTTAAAAGATACTTATGCTGTTACAGAAAGTTCGAAAGGTCAATTTCGTGATGTGCCATTTGGTCAGGGCTGTGTAGATTGGGAAGCCATGTTTGATGTTTTGAAGAAAACAAATTATAATGGCCCATTTTTAATTGAAATGTGGTCTGAAAATTGTGAAACGGTAGAAGAAACGCGTGCAGCTATTAAAGAAGCACAAGAGTTCCTCTATCCTTTAATTGAGAAAGCGGGGTTACGTTAA